Proteins from a genomic interval of Toxoplasma gondii ME49 chromosome Ia, whole genome shotgun sequence:
- a CDS encoding prefoldin subunit protein (encoded by transcript TGME49_293580): MALAAASSASASSDQKREDGAGAAGLAELEKKEWTVPELQQALHRVEREKVILVSKIQDLQQDTSEHRLVLDAFAKVNADRRCYRMVGGVLVQRTVGEVKPALEEHKQKVDATLELLEKNLETLLATHSLYTRKYLQLTGQAAPAAGKDAAPASKVADDKEVSGSSGILV; encoded by the exons ATGGCTCTAGCTGCTGCATCGTccgcttccgcctcctcaGACCAGAAGCGTGAGGACGGTGCAGGAGCTGCCGGCCTGGCTGAGCTCGAAAAGAAAGAGTGGACGGTTCCAGAGCTCCAGCAAGCTCTCCATCGTGTGGAACGTGAGAAGGTTATTCTCGTCAGTAAAATTCAAGATTTGCAACAGGATACTTCTGAACACCG ctTGGTTCTCGACGCTTTTGCGAAGGTCAATGCAGACCGCCGGTGTTATCGGATGGTCGGAGGCGTCCTGGTACAGCGTACTGTTGGAGAGGTCAAGCCGGCATTGGAGGAACATAAGCAAAAG GTGGACGCGACTCTGGAGCTGCTGGAAAAGAATTTAGAGACTTTGCTCGCGACTCACTCGCTGTACACTCGCAAGTACCTTCAACTGACGGGTCAAGCTGCACCAGCGGCAGGCAAAGATGCGGCCCCTGCGTCGAAGGTAGCTGATGACAAAGAGGTGTCCGGGAGTTCTGGAATTCTTGTTTAA
- a CDS encoding 3-oxoacyl-acyl-carrier protein synthase I/II, putative (encoded by transcript TGME49_293590~Signal peptide predicted by SignalP 2.0 HMM (probability 0.984) with cleavage site probability 0.919 at residue 35~Predicted trans-membrane domain (TMHMM2.0):15-38), with protein MNPALLDRRLLSKLPSLVSVLTFLLSVFIFSPAHALLLSKTPSGPRPSLPGFVPSSLLSFSSSASLGATPHFSRSPSQSGESNLRALSGLRRRVQRTLGHQSSSGVQTGKLSTTLRSSTETCGVKGRPRVVCTGLGVVSGVGIGIDEFWKNLIAGTNVIDKVTRFDPSNMTCQIACEVSNEKFDPKAFFTDPKEVKRNDRYTHFAVAGARLAMEDAGLSPRAPNVDPERFGIVVGSGIGGLETMEQEMKVLQEKGPRRVSPFLIPAMIANTASGILAIELGAKGPNHGAVSACATSGHAAGVALRYLQMGEADIVICGGAEASITPLSFAGFNALKAMAQGFNDDPKRASRPFDKKRAGFVMGEGAGIMVFETEEHAVRRGAPKIYGEVAGYGASCDAHHITAPAPDGSGLSRCLENAIADANIDKRDIGYINAHGTSTPMNDRIETKAFKKVFGDEQARQLLISSTKSMTGHCLGATGGIEACVSAKVLETGIVPPTINQEETDPECDLNYVPNKAYTSPTPFEAVLSDTLGFGGHNAALLLRRYRNRPH; from the exons ATGAATCCTGCTCTCCTGGATCGTCGCCTGCTTTCTAAGCTtccctctcttgtctctgtgctcaccttccttctctccgtcttcattttctctcctgcgcaTGCTCTGCTGCTTTCGAAG ACTCCGAGTGGTCCCCGCCCATCCCTCCCAGGTTTCGTgccgtcctctctcctgtctttctcgtcttcggcGTCGCTTGGTGCAACGCCGCACTTCTCTCGGTCTCCGAGTCAAAGTGGAGAGTCTAACCTCCGAGCTCTCTCCGGCTTGAGGCGTCGAGTCCAGAGGACACTGGGACACCAGAGCAGCtccggtgtacagacagggAAACTGTCCACGACACTGAGG AGCTCAACTGAAACGTGCGGAGTGAAAGGCAGGCCCCGGGTCGTCTGTACCGGTCTAGGTGTTGTAAGCGGAGTTGGGATCGGCATCGACGAATTCTGGAAAAACCTGATTGCTGGAACGAATGTCATTGACAAGGTCACTCGATTTGACCCCTCGAACATGACTTGTCAGA TCGCGTGTGAGGTTTCCAACGAGAAGTTCGACCCTAAAGCGTTCTTCACGGACCCGAAGGAAGTGAAAAGAAATGATCGGTACACGCACTTCGCTGTCGCCGGAGCTCGCCTGGCCATGGAGGATGCAG GCCTGTCCCCCCGGGCGCCAAATGTGGACCCTGAACGCTTTGGCATCGTTGTGGGGAGCGGCATAGGAGGCCTCGAAACCATGGAGCAGGAGATGAAAGTCTTGCAAGAAAAGGGACCccgacgcgtctctcctttcctcatTCCCGCTATGATTGCC AACACAGCCTCGGGGATCCTGGCTATCGAACTTGGAGCGAAAGGTCCGAACCACGGGGcggtgtctgcatgcgcgacctCTGGACACGCCGCCGGTGTCGCGCTTCGCTACTTGCAAATGGGCGAGGCAGATATCGTGATTTGCGGAGGGGCTGAGGCGTCCATTACGCCGCTCAGTTTCGCAGGATTCAACGCTCTGAAGGCCATGGCGCAGGGCTTCAACGATGACCCCAAACGGGCCTCTAGGCCCTTCGACAAAAAGCGTGCGGGGTTTGTCATGGGAGAAGGTGCCGG CATCATGGTGTTCGAGACTGAAGAACACGCAGTTCGTCGCGGAGCTCCGAAGATCTACGGAGAAGTCGCAGGATACGGAGCTTCTTGCGATGCTCATCACATAACGGCTCCTGCTCCTGATGGCTCTGGACTTTCCAGATGCCTAGAGAACGCCATAGCCGACGC GAACATCGACAAACGGGACATTGGTTACATCAATGCGCATGGCACATCCACTCCAATGAACGACAGAATCGAGACGAAGGCATTCAAGAAAGTGTTTGGAGATGAGCAGGCGAGGCAGCTCTTGATCTCGTCGACCAAG AGTATGACAGGCCACTGCTTGGGTGCGACAGGGGGAATCGAGGCATGCGTTTCGGCGAAAGTTCTGGAAACAGGCATCGTGCCCCCCACCATCAACCAAGAAGAGACTGACCCCGAGTGCGATTTGAATTACGTACCCAATAAAGCGTACACATCGCCCACGCCCTTCGAG GCTGTTCTTTCTGATACATTGGGCTTTGGAGGCCACAACGCAGCGCTGCTTTTGCGCCGATACAGAAATCGTCCTCACTGA
- the RPL27 gene encoding ribosomal protein RPL27 (encoded by transcript TGME49_293600~Signal peptide predicted by SignalP 2.0 HMM (probability 0.991) with cleavage site probability 0.353 at residue 19): MGRSSLAFVASACFLLCVSVPVSRLGVASVIVGQPDTAQHSRQFAFGFCGPRKHGSLACSESRHTIVERMSVPSLFPLKSASLRERSEGVQRRPLNLSWLYPTASRFGIPSRTTAPCGGTRPTLCRACPSPSVSDCGSRSLASPKFVHGLGPQDRGRSGSHSLLFSPHKLGRNDAWSYTRETADLSPGARTTFLWATKKGGGSTKNGRDSQPKFLGVKKFGGEFVLPGHILVRQRGTRYKAGDGVRLCRDDSLTAVRSGYVDFLPVYKFEYHFRKRRWLKRHRRRVHAGFLVSVLDSMEESRGHQKRQELVLLRTLASSWVNGHTFSPAVPSLEEERVRIDEQGSDFSEFSVHESMQGQRRAAADGTEGLLADSVESENRGVNALDKGLLLGATHV; encoded by the exons ATGGGCCGCAgctccctcgccttcgtggcctctgcctgcttccttctctgcgtttctgtccCCGTTAGCCGCCTGGGTGTCGCGAGCGTTATCGTTGGGCAGCCGGACACAGCACAACACAGCAGGCAATTTGCCTTCGGCTTCTGTGGGCCTCGCAAACATGGTTCGCTCGCTTGTTCTGAATCTCGTCACACGATCGTGGAGCGTATGAGCGtgccgtcgctctttcctttGAAATCAGCGTCGTTGCGAGAGCGCTCTGAAGGAGTACAACGGCGGCCACTGAACCTGTCGTGGCTGTATCCGACGGCTTCCCGTTTCGGGATTCCCTCCAGGACGACTGCTCCGTGTGGTGGTACGCGGCCGACTCTTTGCAGAGCCTGCCCTTCTCCTTCAGTGTCGGACTGCGGTTCGCGAAGCCTTGCCTCCCCGAAGTTTGTCCACGGCCTTGGCCCGCAGGACCGAGGACGGAGTGGATCTCACagtcttctgttttctccacaCAAACTGGGACGAAACGACGCGTGGAGCTACACGCGGGAGACCGCTGATCTTTCTCCGGGAGCTCGAACCACTTTTCTTTGGGCCACGAAGAAAGGCGGCGGAAGCACGAAGAATGGACGCGACAGTCAACCGAAGTTCCTCG GCGTAAAGAAGTTCGGCGGCGAATTCGTCTTACCAGGGCACATCCTCGTGCGGCAGCGCGGCACGCGATACAAAGCAGGCGATG GTGTGCGTTTATGTCGCGATGACTCCCTGACGGCCGTCCGGAGCGGGTATGTCGACTTCCTGCCCGTGTACAAATTTGAGTATCACTTCAGAAAGCGTCGTTGGCTGAAAAGACACCGGAGACGCGTACATGCAGGCTTCTTAGTTTCTGTCCTTGACAGCATGGAAGAGTCGCGTGGCCACCAAAAGCGGCAGGAGCTCGTGCTTCTGCGAACCCTGGCTTCTTCGTGGGTCAACGGCCACACCTTCAGCCCTGCTGTACCATCCTTAGAAGAGGAGCGCGTACGCATCGATGAGCAGGGTTCCGACTTTAGCGAATTCTCGGTCCACGAATCGATGCAGGGACAACGACGCGCTGCCGCGGACGGCACTGAGGGGTTGTTGGCCGACTCTGTTGAAAGCGAGAATCGGGGAGTGAATGCACTCGATAAAGGGCTCCTGCTTGGAGCTACCCACGTCTGA